A stretch of Desulfotignum phosphitoxidans DSM 13687 DNA encodes these proteins:
- a CDS encoding DUF2786 domain-containing protein, which yields MQDQIKDIEVCWAKQLQREHDDICYHRRVSLATPVVAIVGGKNRLGYWTPANQTISISRHLIENNPWEIVLEIFKHEMAHQYVSEYLDNADVHGKGFKTACDILGVHPAFAGFGSPRKDHLAAFKGTLPEKAQTLLRRVEKLLALGQSSNESEARAASRKASYLLNKYNLDRIDKEDTNASDIRYLYLHSGKKRMETIEKLILKFLEEFYFVSCVTATIYDARTDEEYRAGVLIGKKEALVVAEYVYRFLLDTSGKLWQDFRKKHHGQRTGKVAFDSGFIKGIQSNHEMMFKAREGGALPGDTSLPIAAVRALRVQSRVENNREKTRLFPRLTKNRSSFRMDENAFRQGMEQGRKTHIHRPMEHKKDGITALLNR from the coding sequence ATGCAGGACCAGATAAAAGACATTGAAGTTTGCTGGGCAAAACAGCTGCAAAGAGAACATGACGATATCTGTTATCACCGACGTGTTTCCCTGGCAACGCCCGTGGTGGCCATCGTTGGCGGTAAAAACCGACTGGGATACTGGACCCCGGCCAACCAGACCATTTCCATTTCCAGGCACTTGATCGAAAACAATCCCTGGGAAATCGTACTGGAAATTTTCAAACATGAAATGGCCCATCAATATGTCAGCGAATACCTGGATAATGCCGACGTTCATGGAAAAGGATTTAAAACCGCCTGTGACATCCTGGGGGTCCACCCGGCGTTTGCCGGATTCGGCAGTCCCCGAAAGGATCATCTGGCAGCCTTCAAGGGAACCCTGCCGGAAAAGGCACAAACCCTGCTGCGGCGGGTGGAAAAACTGCTGGCACTGGGGCAGTCCAGCAATGAATCCGAAGCCCGTGCCGCATCCAGAAAAGCCAGTTATCTGCTGAACAAATACAATCTGGACCGGATTGACAAAGAAGACACCAATGCGTCAGACATCCGATATTTATATCTTCACAGCGGCAAAAAACGCATGGAAACCATTGAAAAACTGATCCTGAAATTTCTGGAGGAATTCTATTTTGTCAGTTGTGTGACCGCCACCATCTATGATGCCCGAACGGATGAAGAATACAGGGCCGGAGTCCTGATCGGCAAAAAAGAAGCCCTGGTGGTGGCTGAATATGTGTACCGGTTTCTTTTGGATACCTCCGGAAAATTATGGCAGGATTTCCGGAAAAAACATCACGGCCAGCGCACCGGGAAAGTGGCGTTTGATTCAGGCTTCATAAAAGGCATCCAATCCAACCATGAAATGATGTTCAAGGCCCGGGAGGGTGGCGCCCTCCCGGGCGACACCTCCCTGCCCATCGCGGCCGTCAGGGCGTTGCGGGTCCAGTCCCGGGTTGAAAACAACCGTGAAAAAACGCGCTTGTTTCCCCGGTTGACCAAAAACCGGTCATCGTTCCGGATGGATGAAAACGCGTTCCGCCAGGGCATGGAACAGGGCAGAAAAACCCATATCCACCGGCCGATGGAACATAAAAAAGACGGGATCACCGCATTGCTGAACCGGTGA
- a CDS encoding transporter substrate-binding domain-containing protein, protein MPAVSRQIAFIHLFICVILCFLFSQAGLCAVAQDADSLTITLTEQEKAFIEKHPVIRVSNEMDWPPFDFAIGNQPFGLSIDVMTLLGARLGIQFKYINGYRWNELVNMFQKNQLDLLQSAYKSPAREQIGRFTSPYYKDKTVFVVPSHSPGISDITDMSGKIVAIPKGWAYETYLTDHYPDIQVLTVKNTEDAFHAVMNQKADAAIELSAVARYLIKKNYLTGLKISGWFNQYDSNDQKALHIMVRPDWPVLHQMLEKALLTITPGDIAALEYKWLGEIRPGIDRALNLTPEEKAFLATHPKIRVANELDWPPFDFLLNGEPAGFAIDYVRLLAEIVGLDLEFINGYTWSQLLEKGRTKEIDLFPGLWKSPDREEFLAFSRPYIQLIKVLVTQKDAPPVHSLADMKHRKIALPTGYTLTEMVMDQYPDLDYVMVKNPAEGIKRVSLGRADGFVGALGIVNYIIKQQFINNVHVAGEIELDQDLPLHMGVRKDWQILATILDKAMKQVDPLQYDAIVQKWIGSMDPAGELATLTREEKAYLKTKKQISLCVRTDAPPFEFLDSNGEYSGIVADFYQLLSRKIGVPIQVAGNGSEIGTCDMIAVVTPNDPDSADIQPGSAYATYPLVIATDRNALYINTLEAVGEKPIAVSTRASFYPDIQTRYPQVNFIPMDSVEQGLIQVQKGQVFGLVDTAPEIGHYIQENNLFDLKISGELPYQVRFQAGVPTDDPVLFQIVEKAIHSLTPEEKKQVFQNWMTLNYEQKFDYTLLWGILLTLGIIGSFAVYRHISITRYNRKLGRLNQELVQANKKLEAISYLDGLTGIPNRRKFDEVLETEWKRCERNQLTLTLMMIDIDYFKPFNDRYGHLEGDDCLKKVAQTLESLLRRPGDFVARYGGEEFSIILPGIEPAGTENLARKILDQVQALEIPNQDSDVSPYLTVSLGGISAVPTRSLPAHWFINQADQLLYRAKENGRNRYQLETL, encoded by the coding sequence ATGCCCGCTGTCAGCAGACAAATAGCGTTCATCCACCTGTTCATCTGTGTCATTCTGTGCTTTTTGTTCAGTCAGGCCGGTCTGTGTGCTGTGGCTCAGGACGCAGATTCCCTAACCATCACTCTGACGGAACAGGAAAAAGCCTTTATTGAAAAACATCCCGTGATCCGGGTGAGCAACGAGATGGACTGGCCCCCGTTTGATTTTGCCATTGGAAACCAGCCGTTCGGCCTGAGTATCGATGTGATGACCCTGCTGGGGGCCCGTTTGGGCATTCAGTTTAAGTACATCAACGGATACCGGTGGAACGAGCTGGTCAACATGTTCCAAAAAAATCAGCTGGATCTGCTTCAATCCGCTTACAAATCTCCGGCACGTGAACAGATCGGCCGGTTCACTTCTCCTTATTACAAGGACAAAACCGTGTTTGTGGTGCCTTCCCACTCGCCGGGTATATCCGACATCACGGACATGAGCGGCAAAATCGTTGCCATTCCCAAGGGATGGGCCTATGAAACCTATCTGACCGACCATTATCCCGATATCCAGGTGTTGACCGTCAAGAACACGGAAGACGCGTTTCATGCAGTCATGAACCAGAAAGCGGATGCGGCCATCGAGCTGTCTGCCGTGGCCAGATACCTGATCAAAAAAAATTATCTCACGGGCCTGAAAATCTCGGGATGGTTCAACCAGTATGACAGCAATGACCAGAAAGCCCTGCACATTATGGTTCGGCCTGACTGGCCCGTTCTGCATCAGATGCTTGAAAAAGCGCTTTTGACCATTACGCCCGGGGATATTGCGGCCCTGGAATATAAATGGCTGGGAGAAATCCGGCCCGGCATCGACAGAGCACTGAACCTGACCCCGGAAGAAAAAGCGTTTCTGGCCACCCACCCAAAGATCCGGGTGGCCAATGAGCTGGACTGGCCCCCGTTCGATTTTTTACTAAACGGCGAACCCGCCGGTTTTGCCATCGATTATGTCCGGCTGCTGGCAGAGATTGTTGGACTTGATCTGGAGTTTATCAACGGCTACACCTGGTCCCAGCTGCTGGAAAAGGGCCGCACAAAAGAGATCGACCTGTTTCCGGGTTTGTGGAAAAGCCCGGACAGGGAAGAGTTTCTGGCTTTTTCCCGCCCCTATATTCAATTGATCAAGGTGCTGGTTACCCAAAAGGACGCGCCCCCGGTCCATTCCCTGGCAGACATGAAGCATCGAAAAATCGCCCTGCCCACTGGATACACGCTCACGGAGATGGTCATGGACCAGTATCCGGACCTGGATTATGTCATGGTCAAAAATCCGGCCGAAGGCATCAAACGGGTGTCTCTCGGCCGGGCCGACGGTTTTGTCGGTGCCTTAGGCATTGTCAATTATATCATCAAACAACAGTTCATCAACAATGTGCATGTGGCTGGGGAAATCGAACTGGATCAGGACCTGCCCCTTCACATGGGCGTCAGGAAAGACTGGCAAATCCTTGCCACGATCCTTGACAAGGCCATGAAACAGGTGGATCCGCTGCAATATGATGCCATTGTCCAAAAATGGATCGGCTCCATGGACCCGGCCGGGGAACTGGCCACCCTCACCCGGGAGGAAAAAGCCTATCTGAAAACCAAAAAACAGATCTCCCTGTGTGTAAGAACCGATGCCCCGCCGTTTGAATTTCTTGACAGTAACGGAGAATACAGCGGCATTGTGGCGGATTTTTATCAGCTGCTGAGCCGGAAAATCGGGGTGCCTATTCAGGTCGCCGGCAACGGTTCTGAAATCGGCACATGTGACATGATCGCAGTGGTGACCCCCAATGATCCGGACTCGGCGGACATTCAGCCCGGCTCTGCTTACGCCACTTATCCCCTGGTTATTGCCACGGACCGAAACGCCCTGTATATAAACACCCTGGAGGCTGTTGGTGAAAAACCCATTGCCGTGAGCACCCGGGCATCATTTTACCCGGACATCCAGACCCGGTACCCTCAAGTGAATTTCATCCCCATGGATTCCGTGGAACAAGGGCTGATCCAGGTCCAAAAAGGGCAAGTGTTCGGTCTGGTGGACACGGCCCCGGAAATCGGGCATTACATCCAGGAAAACAACCTGTTTGATTTGAAAATTTCCGGTGAACTGCCTTATCAGGTCCGGTTTCAGGCCGGTGTTCCGACAGATGATCCAGTGTTGTTCCAGATCGTTGAAAAAGCCATTCATTCCCTGACCCCGGAGGAAAAAAAGCAGGTTTTCCAGAACTGGATGACCCTTAATTATGAGCAAAAATTTGATTACACACTTTTATGGGGAATTCTTCTGACTTTGGGCATTATCGGCTCTTTTGCAGTTTACCGCCACATCTCCATTACCCGCTACAACCGCAAACTGGGCCGGCTGAACCAGGAACTGGTCCAGGCCAACAAAAAACTGGAAGCCATCTCTTACCTGGACGGACTCACGGGCATCCCCAACCGGCGGAAATTCGATGAAGTCCTTGAAACCGAGTGGAAACGGTGCGAACGAAATCAACTGACCCTGACGCTGATGATGATTGACATTGACTATTTCAAACCGTTCAACGACCGGTACGGCCACCTGGAAGGCGATGACTGCCTGAAAAAAGTGGCGCAAACCCTTGAATCCTTATTGCGGCGGCCCGGCGATTTCGTGGCCCGGTACGGCGGCGAAGAGTTCAGCATCATTCTGCCGGGCATCGAGCCGGCCGGCACGGAAAACCTGGCCCGAAAAATTCTGGACCAGGTGCAGGCCCTTGAAATCCCCAACCAGGATTCAGATGTCTCCCCTTACCTCACCGTGAGTCTCGGCGGCATCAGCGCGGTTCCCACCCGATCATTACCCGCCCACTGGTTCATCAACCAGGCCGATCAACTGCTATACCGGGCCAAGGAAAACGGCCGGAACCGGTACCAGCTGGAAACCCTGTAA
- a CDS encoding DsrE family protein has product MAEKNNDPKQKTVLFAFRGDPLCFVHVLLNGLDLHANGQQGKIVLEGESVTLVEKMSQPGHFLSDLYQKAKDAGIIHGACKACSAKLKATKAVENAGIPLIGDMNGHPAMSQFLAQGYQVITF; this is encoded by the coding sequence GTGGCTGAAAAAAATAATGATCCAAAACAGAAAACAGTCCTGTTCGCCTTCAGGGGCGATCCTCTGTGCTTTGTCCATGTGCTGCTCAACGGCCTGGATCTGCATGCAAACGGACAGCAAGGCAAAATTGTCCTGGAGGGAGAATCCGTCACCCTGGTGGAAAAAATGAGCCAGCCCGGCCATTTTCTGTCAGACCTTTATCAGAAAGCCAAAGACGCCGGCATCATTCACGGGGCCTGCAAGGCGTGCAGTGCCAAGCTCAAGGCCACAAAAGCCGTGGAAAACGCAGGCATCCCCCTGATCGGGGACATGAACGGCCACCCGGCCATGTCGCAGTTCCTGGCACAAGGGTATCAGGTCATCACGTTTTAA
- a CDS encoding PaaI family thioesterase, with amino-acid sequence MEQKAFQDYYSEEFSHCYGCGRLNKHGHQIKSYWDGEESVAVFTPEPYHIAIPGFVYGGLIASLVDCHGTGTAAAATYKAQGRAMDTDPALRFVTGSIHVDYLAPTPLGVPLELRGTVSEMGPKKVVVDIRVSAEGKLCAKGRVIAVKMPDTMMAKK; translated from the coding sequence ATGGAACAAAAAGCGTTTCAAGACTATTATTCGGAAGAATTCAGCCATTGCTACGGCTGCGGCCGGCTCAACAAACACGGGCACCAGATCAAAAGTTATTGGGACGGAGAGGAAAGCGTGGCTGTTTTCACTCCCGAACCCTATCACATAGCCATTCCCGGATTTGTCTACGGCGGGTTGATCGCCTCTTTAGTGGACTGTCACGGCACGGGCACGGCTGCAGCCGCCACATATAAAGCCCAGGGCCGGGCCATGGATACCGATCCGGCGTTGCGGTTTGTCACGGGCTCCATTCATGTGGATTATCTGGCCCCCACCCCGCTGGGCGTGCCTCTGGAACTGCGGGGCACGGTATCGGAAATGGGCCCTAAAAAAGTGGTGGTGGACATCCGGGTTTCCGCAGAAGGCAAACTGTGCGCCAAAGGCCGGGTCATTGCCGTGAAAATGCCGGACACCATGATGGCAAAAAAATAG
- the htpG gene encoding molecular chaperone HtpG — MGEKQTHQFKTEVQQLLRLIINSLYSNKEIFVRELISNASDAIDKARFKEQTEPDLFSDDTDFQIRLAVDPEKKTFTITDNGIGMTLDEVNDNIGTIAKSGTAAFMEALEKSKKETTLTPELIGQFGVGFYSAFIVADKICLETRAAGADKGVRWESDGQGTYSIEEIDKTERGTTITLYLKEPEEDDQDFTDEYTIQHIVKKHSDFVTYPVIMNLEKSEPLPENEIIKDKDGKPIGDTFKKVRKDETLNSMKAIWAQPKDEVTEQEHEEFYKHISHNWDKPLAVIHNKFEGVTEYDVLMYIPSKAPFDLFRPERKHGMQLYCKRVFIMDDCKELLPDYLGFVQGVVDAPDLNLNVSREILQEDRLVRNIRKNLVKRVFSTLEEMDPEKYEEFYNEFGQALKAGIPTDFTNKERIAALLRYKTTKSEGKYVTLDQYIGNMKEDQKDIYYITGENLNSLMNSPLLESLKAKDYEVLLMVDPIDEWVTQSLTEYKDKKLKSAEKGDLDVEKVDDDKKNEYSALLSFLKGKLESHVKDVVVSNRLKDSVSCLSGDDWGMSAYMEKILKASGQKTPEQKRVMEVNVNHPVMEKIKQIFETDTTNPVLTDYADLLFDIAVISEGGKLDNPSRFSKLMGDLMAKAI, encoded by the coding sequence ATGGGAGAGAAACAGACACACCAGTTTAAAACCGAAGTTCAGCAGCTGCTGCGCCTGATCATCAACTCTTTGTATTCCAACAAGGAGATTTTTGTCAGAGAACTGATATCCAATGCCTCGGACGCCATTGACAAGGCCCGGTTCAAGGAACAGACCGAACCGGACCTGTTCAGCGATGACACGGATTTTCAGATCCGCCTGGCCGTGGACCCGGAAAAAAAGACCTTCACCATCACGGACAACGGTATCGGCATGACTCTGGACGAAGTCAACGACAATATCGGTACCATTGCCAAGTCCGGCACGGCTGCGTTCATGGAAGCGCTGGAAAAATCCAAAAAAGAAACCACCCTGACCCCGGAACTCATCGGTCAGTTCGGTGTGGGATTTTATTCCGCCTTTATCGTGGCCGATAAAATCTGCCTGGAAACCCGGGCCGCAGGGGCAGACAAAGGGGTGCGGTGGGAATCGGACGGTCAGGGCACCTACAGCATTGAAGAGATCGACAAAACAGAGCGGGGCACCACCATTACCCTGTATTTGAAAGAGCCTGAAGAAGATGACCAGGATTTCACGGATGAATACACCATTCAGCACATTGTGAAAAAACATTCCGATTTTGTGACCTATCCCGTGATCATGAATCTGGAAAAAAGCGAACCCCTCCCTGAAAATGAAATCATCAAGGACAAGGACGGCAAGCCCATCGGAGACACCTTTAAAAAGGTGCGCAAAGACGAAACCCTCAACTCCATGAAAGCCATCTGGGCCCAGCCCAAAGATGAGGTCACTGAACAGGAGCATGAAGAGTTCTACAAACATATCAGCCACAACTGGGACAAGCCTTTGGCCGTGATCCACAACAAGTTCGAAGGGGTCACTGAATATGATGTGCTCATGTATATCCCGTCCAAGGCCCCGTTCGACCTGTTTAGGCCCGAGCGCAAGCACGGCATGCAGCTGTACTGCAAACGGGTGTTTATCATGGATGACTGCAAGGAACTGCTGCCCGATTATCTGGGGTTTGTCCAGGGGGTGGTGGATGCCCCGGACCTGAATCTGAATGTGAGCCGGGAGATCCTCCAGGAGGACCGGCTGGTGAGAAATATCCGCAAAAACCTGGTGAAACGGGTGTTCAGCACCTTAGAGGAGATGGACCCGGAAAAATACGAAGAATTCTACAACGAATTCGGCCAGGCTTTGAAGGCCGGCATTCCCACGGACTTCACCAACAAGGAACGGATTGCGGCCCTGCTGCGGTACAAGACCACCAAATCCGAGGGCAAATACGTGACCCTGGATCAGTATATCGGGAACATGAAAGAGGATCAGAAAGATATTTATTATATCACGGGTGAAAATCTGAACTCTTTGATGAACTCCCCGCTGCTGGAGTCTTTGAAAGCCAAAGACTATGAAGTGCTGCTCATGGTGGATCCCATTGACGAGTGGGTGACCCAGTCTTTGACCGAATACAAGGACAAGAAGCTCAAGAGCGCGGAAAAAGGCGATCTGGATGTGGAAAAGGTGGATGATGACAAGAAAAACGAATACTCGGCCCTGCTGTCTTTTCTCAAGGGCAAGCTGGAGAGCCATGTCAAGGATGTGGTGGTGTCCAACCGCCTGAAAGATTCCGTGTCCTGCCTGTCCGGGGATGACTGGGGCATGAGCGCCTACATGGAAAAAATCCTCAAGGCATCGGGCCAGAAAACCCCGGAACAGAAACGGGTGATGGAGGTCAATGTCAACCATCCGGTCATGGAAAAGATCAAACAGATATTCGAAACCGATACCACCAACCCCGTGCTTACGGATTACGCGGATCTGCTGTTTGACATTGCCGTGATCAGCGAGGGGGGCAAGCTGGACAACCCGTCGCGGTTCTCCAAACTCATGGGGGATCTGATGGCCAAAGCCATATGA
- the rimO gene encoding 30S ribosomal protein S12 methylthiotransferase RimO translates to MIIYFETLGCSRNQVDSEVMLGKLLAAGHTRTHDPAKARVIVVNTCGFIASAADEAVDTILEMAQYKKQGACRRLIVTGCLAQRYKDDPGLTDSLPEVDAFLGTGACEQIVDVVADGAVSCLTLFPDPNARSFADLSVDRALSGDPYAFVKVSEGCNRHCTYCIIPTLRGRQRSRPLDDICTDALSLVTQGVKEIILTAENTTDYGRDLKDGTGFADVLETLSRQTAAVDPDVWIRMLYTHPESLTRQIVDTVKAHDNICAYYDVPIQHADTTMLRRMGRPYSRTQLKDLFAMIRQTDPDAALRTTVITGFPGETQEMFDSLLHFIQEICFDHLGVFTYSDAEDLPSHALTDHVSEDVAQVRHDTLMAAQAEISGQINQKHVGKTYLVLVEENPEPGLFTGRTMFQAPEVDGVTFIYSDGLAIGSRVQVKITDGYEYDIAGEKA, encoded by the coding sequence ATGATCATTTATTTTGAAACCTTAGGGTGTTCCCGGAACCAGGTGGACAGCGAAGTCATGCTGGGAAAGCTCCTGGCGGCCGGGCACACCCGAACCCATGACCCGGCAAAAGCCCGGGTCATTGTGGTCAACACCTGCGGCTTTATCGCTTCTGCGGCGGACGAAGCCGTGGATACCATCCTGGAGATGGCGCAATACAAGAAACAGGGCGCGTGCCGCCGCCTGATCGTCACGGGATGTCTGGCCCAGCGGTACAAGGATGACCCGGGATTGACCGACAGCCTGCCCGAGGTGGATGCATTCCTGGGAACCGGGGCCTGTGAGCAGATTGTGGATGTGGTGGCGGACGGGGCCGTGTCTTGTCTGACCCTGTTCCCGGACCCCAATGCCCGATCCTTTGCCGATCTGTCCGTGGACCGGGCCCTGTCCGGAGACCCGTATGCGTTTGTCAAGGTGTCGGAAGGGTGCAACCGGCACTGCACTTACTGTATTATTCCCACCCTGCGGGGCCGGCAGCGGTCCCGCCCCCTGGATGATATCTGTACCGATGCCCTGTCGCTGGTAACACAAGGGGTAAAAGAGATCATTCTCACGGCGGAAAACACCACGGACTATGGCCGGGACCTGAAAGACGGCACCGGGTTTGCGGACGTGCTGGAAACCTTGTCCCGGCAGACAGCGGCTGTGGACCCGGACGTCTGGATCCGGATGCTGTATACCCACCCGGAGTCTTTGACCCGGCAGATCGTCGACACCGTCAAAGCCCATGACAATATCTGCGCCTATTATGACGTGCCCATCCAGCATGCAGACACCACGATGCTCCGGCGCATGGGCCGGCCTTATTCCCGCACCCAGCTCAAAGATTTGTTTGCCATGATCCGGCAGACAGACCCGGATGCGGCGTTGCGCACCACTGTGATCACGGGGTTTCCCGGGGAAACTCAGGAGATGTTTGACTCGCTGCTGCATTTTATTCAAGAGATTTGCTTTGATCATTTGGGGGTATTCACGTATTCCGATGCCGAAGACCTGCCTTCCCATGCGTTGACGGATCATGTGTCCGAAGATGTGGCCCAGGTCCGTCACGACACCCTGATGGCGGCCCAGGCGGAAATCTCCGGGCAGATCAACCAGAAGCATGTGGGAAAAACCTATCTTGTGCTGGTGGAAGAAAACCCGGAACCGGGCCTGTTTACCGGCCGGACCATGTTCCAGGCCCCGGAAGTGGACGGGGTCACGTTTATTTATTCGGACGGGCTTGCCATCGGCTCCCGGGTTCAGGTAAAGATAACGGATGGATATGAATATGACATCGCCGGGGAGAAGGCATGA
- a CDS encoding polyprenyl synthetase family protein: MKTDLKTQILAQVTPDLNQVEQALEENLAPRLDLVKQIAAHLLFSGGKRLRPLLFIHAARMCGYRGGHEVMFSTMFEYLHAATLLHDDVVDGSALRRGRDAAHTLWPAAQVVLTGDFLLARALDIAARTNNSRVIAVIAEITREMSEGEIDQLDKKGRIDLTEAQYMKIIERKTAVLIQGACRCGAILAHASEAKENALADFGFHVGMAFQMADDLLDYTATATQLGKNPGADLREGKLTLPMIYSLAHAGVRDRKWMEQMLSETAFDPVQFQALKEKLESLDGISYTQNKAKEDVAKAEQALTIFDASASKTILTLIANYAVHRKV; this comes from the coding sequence ATGAAAACAGACTTGAAAACACAGATCCTGGCGCAGGTCACACCGGATTTAAATCAGGTGGAGCAGGCCCTGGAAGAGAATCTGGCCCCCCGCCTGGACTTGGTGAAGCAGATTGCCGCGCACCTTTTGTTCAGCGGCGGCAAACGTCTGCGGCCCCTGCTGTTCATCCATGCGGCCCGCATGTGCGGATACCGGGGCGGCCATGAGGTGATGTTTTCCACCATGTTTGAATACCTGCATGCCGCCACCCTGCTGCACGATGATGTGGTGGACGGATCAGCCCTGCGCCGGGGACGGGATGCGGCACACACCCTTTGGCCGGCGGCCCAGGTGGTGCTTACCGGAGATTTTCTTCTGGCAAGGGCCCTGGACATTGCGGCCCGGACAAACAATTCCCGGGTGATTGCCGTGATTGCAGAAATCACCCGGGAGATGTCTGAAGGAGAAATCGACCAGCTGGATAAAAAAGGCCGGATCGATCTGACCGAAGCCCAGTATATGAAAATTATCGAACGTAAAACCGCCGTGCTGATCCAGGGGGCCTGCCGGTGCGGAGCGATACTGGCCCACGCGTCCGAAGCAAAGGAGAATGCACTGGCGGATTTCGGGTTTCATGTGGGCATGGCCTTTCAGATGGCGGATGATCTTCTGGATTATACGGCCACGGCCACCCAGCTGGGAAAAAATCCGGGTGCGGATCTCAGGGAAGGCAAATTGACGCTGCCCATGATTTACAGCCTGGCCCATGCCGGCGTCAGAGACCGGAAATGGATGGAGCAGATGCTGTCTGAAACCGCGTTTGATCCTGTGCAGTTCCAGGCCTTGAAGGAAAAACTTGAGTCGCTTGACGGAATTTCCTATACTCAAAATAAGGCAAAAGAGGATGTGGCAAAGGCGGAACAAGCCCTGACCATTTTTGATGCATCCGCCTCAAAAACGATTTTAACTTTAATTGCGAACTATGCGGTTCACAGAAAGGTGTAA
- a CDS encoding potassium channel family protein: MMKTMATQLTLLLKTGSSRSNGWILLKFVLMLIFLFALFSVLFHVLMLYEGRQYSWITGFYWTLTTMSTLGFGDITFHSDIGRLFSVLVLFSGIVFLLVMLPFTFIQFFYAPWLEEQNKSRAPRAVPKTMAGHVILTHFDAVAVTLIEKLEQYGIAYVVVTPELQHALDLHDQGYHVVVGELDDPETYRRLNVEQAVMVAVLNDDIASTNIIFTIRETSDQVITVTNADLDDSLDILQLAGSTHVFQFTRMLGQALSRRVLGVNMQANIVGRFDDLLIAEVPAMRTWLQGKTMAESRLREKCGVTAVGVWEQGMFRIPTADTRIRETTVLVLAGTRAQLEQFDRSIIRETDKSGAVSDGPVVVLGGGRVGQAVANALDLRGIDYRVVEKKPGISEKFDHFIHGSAGDRSILIQAGIDHAPSIIITTHDDSLNIYLTIYCRRLRPDVQIISRASLDRNINTLHRAGANLVMSFSSLLTTTIMNLIHPQKVLMLSEGLNVFRMELSPRLENQVLRDVKIRGKTGCSVVAVKKGEDLIINPDPAIVLEKKDELVLIGTASAEKLFMEKYPAATEPE; this comes from the coding sequence ATGATGAAAACCATGGCAACCCAGCTGACATTGCTGCTCAAAACCGGCAGCAGCCGAAGTAACGGCTGGATTCTGCTGAAATTCGTATTGATGCTGATATTTCTTTTTGCATTGTTCTCTGTGTTGTTCCATGTGCTGATGTTGTATGAAGGTCGTCAGTATTCCTGGATCACCGGGTTTTACTGGACTTTGACCACCATGTCCACGCTGGGGTTCGGCGATATCACTTTTCACAGCGATATCGGCCGGCTGTTTTCCGTTCTGGTGCTGTTCAGCGGGATTGTTTTTCTGCTGGTGATGCTGCCGTTCACATTTATCCAGTTTTTTTACGCCCCGTGGCTGGAAGAGCAGAACAAATCCCGGGCACCCAGGGCTGTGCCAAAAACCATGGCCGGTCACGTCATTCTGACCCATTTTGATGCCGTGGCAGTCACGCTCATTGAGAAACTTGAACAATACGGCATCGCTTATGTCGTTGTGACCCCGGAACTCCAGCATGCCCTGGACCTGCATGACCAGGGCTACCATGTGGTGGTGGGAGAGCTGGATGATCCGGAAACCTACCGGCGGTTGAATGTCGAGCAAGCCGTCATGGTGGCGGTGTTGAATGATGATATCGCCAGCACCAATATCATATTCACCATCCGGGAAACCAGTGATCAGGTCATCACTGTCACCAATGCGGACCTGGATGACTCCCTGGATATTCTTCAACTGGCCGGCAGTACGCATGTGTTCCAGTTTACAAGAATGTTGGGCCAGGCATTGTCAAGACGGGTGCTGGGGGTCAATATGCAGGCCAATATTGTCGGACGGTTCGATGACCTGCTCATTGCAGAGGTGCCGGCCATGCGCACCTGGCTCCAGGGCAAAACCATGGCTGAAAGCCGGCTAAGGGAAAAATGCGGGGTGACGGCTGTGGGGGTCTGGGAGCAGGGCATGTTCCGGATACCCACGGCAGACACCCGGATCCGGGAAACCACCGTCCTGGTGCTGGCCGGTACCCGGGCGCAACTGGAACAGTTTGATCGCTCTATTATTCGGGAAACAGATAAATCCGGGGCCGTGTCGGACGGTCCCGTGGTGGTACTGGGCGGCGGCCGGGTGGGTCAGGCCGTGGCCAATGCACTGGATCTTCGCGGCATTGATTACCGGGTGGTGGAGAAAAAACCCGGAATTTCCGAGAAATTCGATCATTTCATCCATGGCAGTGCCGGGGACCGGAGTATTCTGATTCAGGCCGGGATTGACCATGCGCCGTCCATTATCATCACCACCCATGATGACAGCCTCAACATCTATCTCACCATTTACTGCCGCCGTCTGAGGCCCGATGTCCAGATCATCAGCCGGGCCAGCCTGGACCGGAATATCAATACCCTGCACCGGGCCGGTGCCAACCTGGTGATGTCGTTCAGTTCCCTGCTGACCACGACCATTATGAATCTGATCCACCCCCAGAAAGTGCTTATGCTGTCGGAAGGCTTGAATGTGTTCCGCATGGAATTAAGCCCCCGGCTGGAAAACCAGGTGTTGCGGGATGTAAAGATCCGGGGAAAAACCGGATGCAGCGTCGTGGCAGTGAAAAAAGGGGAGGATTTGATCATCAACCCGGATCCGGCCATTGTGCTGGAAAAGAAAGATGAACTGGTGCTGATCGGGACGGCCAGTGCGGAAAAACTGTTTATGGAAAAATACCCTGCCGCTACTGAGCCGGAGTAG